In bacterium, a single window of DNA contains:
- a CDS encoding type I 3-dehydroquinate dehydratase: MGLFRAALTEVDGVDVELAAVEINRHVVFEAHKRGRFVILSAHDFKRTPSNVALAGFVRKAKKLGGDVLKVAAKPLGRKDVDRLMDFCSRSSFRRRAFIAMGPLGLASRLEGFRQGSLLTYGYIRRPLAPGQWPIKRLAATLKKPATSGLVPL, from the coding sequence TTGGGACTTTTTCGCGCGGCCCTGACCGAAGTGGACGGTGTGGATGTTGAATTGGCCGCCGTGGAAATCAACCGCCATGTGGTGTTTGAAGCCCACAAACGGGGCCGCTTTGTGATTCTTTCGGCTCACGATTTTAAACGAACCCCCAGCAACGTGGCCCTGGCGGGGTTCGTGCGCAAAGCGAAGAAGCTTGGGGGGGATGTTTTGAAAGTGGCGGCAAAACCTCTCGGACGAAAAGATGTGGATCGGCTGATGGATTTTTGTTCCCGCTCGTCTTTTCGTCGCCGAGCCTTTATCGCCATGGGCCCCCTGGGCCTCGCCTCACGTCTGGAAGGGTTTCGCCAAGGCTCCCTGCTGACCTACGGCTATATCCGTCGCCCTCTCGCCCCAGGCCAATGGCCCATCAAACGCCTGGCCGCCACCTTAAAAAAACCCGCTACCTCAGGTTTGGTTCCGCTCTAA
- a CDS encoding type I 3-dehydroquinate dehydratase, with amino-acid sequence MPRVKLPVGLGRRALLVASLSDAATLRTDAHRAEKDGADLLEVRADLFPKTLLKPERFQRTLRALRRETRQPILLTLRMGEEGAGYPLSFGKWIAWDFFARP; translated from the coding sequence ATGCCACGCGTTAAACTCCCCGTAGGCCTGGGCCGCCGTGCCCTTCTTGTGGCGTCACTCTCCGACGCCGCTACGCTCCGGACGGACGCACATCGTGCCGAGAAAGACGGGGCCGACCTTTTGGAAGTCCGCGCGGACCTCTTCCCCAAAACTCTTCTGAAACCCGAACGGTTTCAACGAACACTCCGAGCCCTTCGACGTGAAACCCGTCAACCGATTTTGTTAACGCTGCGGATGGGCGAAGAAGGGGCGGGCTATCCGTTAAGTTTCGGGAAGTGGATCGCTTGGGACTTTTTCGCGCGGCCCTGA